In one window of Capra hircus breed San Clemente chromosome 28, ASM170441v1, whole genome shotgun sequence DNA:
- the MRPS16 gene encoding 28S ribosomal protein S16, mitochondrial, translated as MVQLTTVLCKAYRGGHLTIRLALGGCTNRPFYRIVAAHNKCPRDGRFVEQLGSYDPMPNSHGEKLVALNLDRIRHWIGCGAHLSKPVEKLLGLSGFFPLHPMVITNAERLRRKRAQEVLLAAQKTDTEATETKEN; from the exons ATGGTCCAGCTCA CTACTGTCCTTTGCAAGGCCTACCGTGGAGGCCACTTAACCATCCGCCTTGCGCTCGGTGGCTGTACCAACAGGCCTTTCTACCGCATCGTGGCTGCTCACAACAAGTGTCCCAGGGATGGCCGTTTCGTAGAGCAGCTGGGCTCCTATGATCCAATGCCCAACAGCCATGGAGAGAAACTCGTTGCTCTCAACCTGGACCGGATCCGGCATTGGATTGGCTGTGGAGCCCACCTCTCAAAGCCTGTGGAAAAGCTTCTGG GTCTTTCTGGCTTTTTCCCTCTGCACCCGATGGTGATCACAAATGCTGAGAGGCTGCGACGGAAACGGGCACAAGAAGTCCTCTTAGCGGCTCAGAAAACAGATACAGAGGctacagaaacaaaagagaacTGA